In the Desulfovibrio sp. genome, one interval contains:
- the asnB gene encoding asparagine synthase (glutamine-hydrolyzing), translating into MCGIAGLFSPSANINAERLQVSLEGMTKTLAHRGPDAEGLWADPVHGIGLGHKRLSIRDLSPTGAQPMQTGHGRHVIAYNGEIYNAEELRSELHQQGVSFDGTSDTEVVLKGCALHGVEAFVPRMIGMFAFAFWDAEKRQLSLVRDRLGVKPLYYACFQGVWGFASELKALYKHPHWKADINRQAVTQFLRYGYIHGPISIFSQVYKLLPGSLLQIDASGTTQEHVYWDAREKMREGQRTLYRASHNELVESTHRMLRDAVKRRMVADVSLGAFLSGGIDSSLVVALMQAQTSQRVRTFSIGFSESEYDEAPYAKAIATHLGADHTELYMEPKDAWDVIPQLASMYDEPFGDSSQLPTYLLSAMTRKHVTVALSGDGGDEVFAGYARYFLFEDTSSIEKKFWKLASDILQRTPASLLQLIARCAPARYKQDFVGRLTRMVERHYVDYLSRYRQVCLTHWPAPGDLVVGGSEPHDVLDDRGFLDALAGKVSQMQAADTLCYLPDDILVKVDRASMAVSLEVRVPLLDHRLFEHAWRLPADMKVRNGLGKIVLREVLSQYVPRQLFERPKMGFGVPIDHWLRGPLKDWAQSLLDPHTMKGQGLLRPEAILPSWQRHLAGENFAYPIWNVLMLEGFLQSSAHAVCAD; encoded by the coding sequence GAAGGCTTATGGGCCGATCCCGTTCACGGTATAGGGCTTGGGCACAAGCGCCTGTCCATCCGTGATCTTTCACCCACTGGTGCGCAACCCATGCAGACTGGGCATGGCCGCCATGTCATCGCCTACAATGGCGAAATCTACAACGCAGAAGAACTACGTAGTGAATTACACCAGCAGGGTGTTTCTTTTGATGGAACTTCCGACACCGAGGTGGTGCTTAAGGGCTGCGCCTTGCATGGTGTGGAGGCCTTTGTTCCACGCATGATCGGCATGTTTGCTTTTGCCTTTTGGGATGCAGAAAAGCGGCAGCTAAGCCTTGTGCGCGACCGATTGGGAGTAAAACCTCTTTACTATGCATGTTTTCAAGGTGTGTGGGGCTTTGCCTCGGAGCTGAAAGCACTTTACAAGCACCCCCATTGGAAGGCGGATATCAACCGTCAGGCAGTAACACAATTTTTGCGCTATGGTTACATTCATGGGCCTATTTCAATTTTTTCACAGGTATACAAATTGTTGCCGGGCAGCCTGCTGCAAATCGATGCCAGCGGAACCACTCAGGAGCACGTCTATTGGGACGCGCGTGAAAAGATGCGGGAAGGGCAGCGCACTCTGTATCGAGCTAGCCATAACGAGCTGGTGGAATCTACACACCGGATGCTCAGAGATGCGGTAAAAAGGCGTATGGTGGCGGATGTATCGCTGGGGGCTTTTCTTTCCGGCGGCATTGACTCCTCACTCGTGGTTGCGCTCATGCAGGCGCAAACATCACAACGCGTGCGTACCTTTTCCATAGGTTTTTCCGAGTCGGAATACGATGAAGCCCCCTACGCTAAAGCCATTGCAACGCATTTGGGCGCAGATCATACCGAACTTTACATGGAACCCAAGGATGCATGGGATGTCATTCCACAGCTGGCAAGCATGTATGACGAGCCTTTTGGTGACTCATCCCAGTTGCCCACCTACCTGCTTTCAGCCATGACGCGCAAGCATGTGACTGTGGCCCTGTCTGGTGATGGAGGGGATGAGGTTTTTGCTGGATATGCCCGCTATTTCCTCTTTGAGGATACAAGCTCCATTGAAAAAAAGTTTTGGAAGCTGGCTTCGGACATTTTGCAGCGCACGCCCGCATCCCTGCTGCAACTCATTGCGAGGTGTGCTCCTGCCCGGTATAAGCAAGACTTTGTCGGCAGGCTTACACGCATGGTAGAGCGCCATTACGTTGACTATTTGTCGCGTTATCGGCAGGTGTGCCTCACGCACTGGCCTGCGCCGGGAGACCTTGTGGTTGGCGGAAGCGAACCCCATGACGTGCTTGACGACAGAGGATTTCTCGACGCGCTCGCCGGTAAGGTGAGCCAGATGCAGGCTGCAGATACCCTTTGCTATTTGCCAGATGATATCCTCGTCAAGGTGGATAGAGCCAGCATGGCCGTTTCCCTGGAAGTGCGCGTGCCATTACTGGATCACCGCCTGTTTGAACATGCGTGGCGGTTGCCCGCAGATATGAAGGTTCGCAATGGACTCGGCAAAATAGTGCTGCGTGAAGTATTGTCGCAATACGTGCCACGCCAGCTCTTTGAGCGCCCCAAGATGGGCTTTGGGGTGCCCATCGACCATTGGTTGCGCGGCCCGCTGAAAGACTGGGCGCAAAGCCTGCTTGACCCGCACACAATGAAAGGGCAGGGCCTTTTGCGGCCAGAAGCCATTCTGCCTTCTTGGCAGCGGCACCTCGCAGGCGAAAATTTTGCCTATCCCATCTGGAATGTGCTGATGCTTGAAGGTTTTTTGCAGAGCTCAGCGCATGCAGTCTGTGCGGATTGA